In one Bdellovibrionota bacterium genomic region, the following are encoded:
- a CDS encoding HNH endonuclease signature motif containing protein: protein MNANVKINTLSNIALENKLKELISSERKLLHLILLHIREVDKRKIYLERACSSLFEYLTKKLGYSSSAAQRRIEASRLLREVPVLAEKIEKGTLNLTQVGEFAKAIKQKERESSEKITSAVKSDLLQKIENKSSFETQKLLAQELDLNLKQPEQNQIQKDESVHLQITLTKTQYEKLLKCKDMNAHKLLQNNQGTGLAEVIEVLSDKFLNENKRSTSAPAVNRIGNIANESNKTLSLKTKKIILSQQMCCQYKDAKTGEICKSTFALEIDHKTSRWAGGNHHIDNLQVLCSQHNKYKYQKESGVRF, encoded by the coding sequence ATGAATGCAAATGTAAAAATAAATACCCTTTCAAATATAGCTCTGGAGAATAAACTTAAAGAACTAATCTCCAGTGAAAGAAAACTTCTTCATCTTATTCTTTTGCATATTAGGGAAGTAGATAAAAGAAAAATTTATTTAGAAAGAGCGTGCTCTAGTCTTTTTGAGTATCTCACTAAAAAATTAGGATATTCTTCTTCGGCGGCTCAAAGAAGAATTGAAGCCTCAAGACTTTTGAGAGAAGTTCCAGTTTTGGCAGAGAAGATTGAAAAAGGAACTTTGAATCTTACGCAAGTGGGGGAGTTCGCAAAGGCCATAAAGCAAAAAGAGAGGGAATCTTCCGAAAAGATAACTTCGGCGGTTAAAAGTGATCTCTTGCAGAAGATAGAAAACAAGAGTTCATTTGAAACTCAAAAGTTACTGGCACAGGAGTTGGATTTAAATCTCAAGCAACCTGAACAGAATCAGATTCAAAAAGATGAATCTGTACATCTTCAGATAACGCTGACCAAAACTCAATACGAGAAACTTTTAAAGTGCAAAGATATGAACGCACACAAATTACTTCAAAACAACCAAGGAACCGGTCTTGCTGAAGTGATCGAAGTTTTGTCTGATAAGTTTTTAAATGAAAACAAGAGATCCACTTCCGCTCCGGCAGTGAATAGGATTGGAAATATCGCAAATGAATCAAACAAGACTTTAAGTCTTAAAACCAAGAAAATAATTTTATCCCAACAAATGTGCTGCCAATACAAAGACGCTAAAACTGGAGAGATTTGTAAAAGCACATTTGCCCTTGAGATAGACCATAAAACTTCAAGATGGGCGGGTGGGAATCACCATATAGACAACCTCCAAGTGCTTTGTTCCCAACATAATAAGTATAAATACCAAAAGGAATCTGGAGTTCGATTTTAG